A stretch of Rhodoferax potami DNA encodes these proteins:
- a CDS encoding CmpA/NrtA family ABC transporter substrate-binding protein: MTDLLKAKLSRRAVLQTAAVGAAGISPALRSVVYAAGSDAPEKTEVKIGFIPLTDCASVVMASVLGIDQKYGVKIIPSKEASWAGVRDKLVSGELDFAHVLYGLVYGVHLGIGGPKKDMAVLATLNNNGQAITLSKKLADKGAVDGPGLAKLMAAEKREYTFAQTFPTGTHAMWLYYWMAANGINPMKDSKVITVPPPQMVANMRVGNMDGFCVGEPWNHRAIIDGIGVTAATTQDIWKDHPEKVLGTTGDFVKKYPNTARAVTAAILEAGRWIDASLSNKNKMAETIADKSYVNTSVDAINQRILGRYQNGMGKTWDDPNFMKFYNDGAVNFPYLSDGMWFLTQHKRWGLLKDHPDYLTVAKQINQIDIYKQAATASKTPLPKSDMRSSKLMDGVVWDGKDPKKYADGFKIKA; the protein is encoded by the coding sequence ATGACAGATCTTCTGAAAGCCAAACTGAGCCGCCGCGCGGTTCTGCAAACTGCAGCCGTCGGTGCCGCGGGCATCAGCCCTGCCCTGCGTTCGGTGGTGTATGCCGCAGGGTCGGATGCGCCGGAGAAAACCGAAGTCAAGATCGGCTTTATCCCGCTGACCGATTGCGCCAGCGTGGTCATGGCCTCGGTGTTGGGCATTGACCAGAAATACGGCGTCAAGATCATCCCTAGCAAAGAAGCCTCCTGGGCGGGTGTGCGCGACAAATTGGTCAGCGGCGAGCTCGACTTTGCCCACGTGCTGTACGGCCTGGTCTATGGCGTGCACCTCGGCATCGGCGGCCCCAAGAAAGACATGGCCGTTTTGGCCACCCTCAACAACAACGGCCAGGCGATCACTCTGTCCAAGAAGCTGGCCGACAAGGGCGCTGTGGACGGCCCGGGCCTGGCCAAACTGATGGCCGCAGAAAAGCGCGAGTACACCTTTGCCCAGACCTTCCCCACCGGCACCCACGCCATGTGGCTGTACTACTGGATGGCGGCCAATGGCATCAACCCGATGAAGGACTCCAAGGTCATCACCGTGCCGCCACCCCAGATGGTGGCCAACATGCGTGTTGGCAATATGGATGGCTTCTGCGTGGGCGAGCCCTGGAACCACCGCGCCATCATTGATGGCATCGGCGTAACCGCCGCAACCACCCAGGACATCTGGAAAGACCACCCTGAAAAAGTGCTGGGCACCACCGGAGACTTTGTCAAAAAGTACCCCAACACCGCCCGCGCCGTGACCGCCGCCATCCTGGAAGCCGGCAGATGGATTGACGCCAGCTTGTCTAACAAAAACAAGATGGCCGAAACGATTGCCGACAAGAGCTATGTCAACACCAGCGTGGACGCGATCAACCAACGCATTCTGGGCCGCTACCAGAACGGCATGGGCAAGACCTGGGACGACCCGAACTTCATGAAGTTTTACAACGACGGTGCGGTCAACTTCCCCTACCTGTCGGACGGCATGTGGTTCCTGACCCAGCACAAGCGTTGGGGCTTGCTCAAAGACCACCCTGACTACCTGACCGTGGCCAAGCAGATCAACCAGATCGACATCTACAAGCAAGCCGCCACGGCCAGCAAGACCCCGCTGCCCAAGAGCGACATGCGCAGCAGCAAGTTGATGGACGGCGTGGTCTGGGATGGCAAAGATCCCAAGAAATACGCCGACGGTTTCAAGATCAAAGCATAA
- a CDS encoding ANTAR domain-containing response regulator produces MTEPLRIVVITSDLAVQDPEDTHAQDQADRSRSLRIGLLESGFNLIASLPADVFLTERLAQLQPDMVIVDAESDARDALEHVVMATRDERRPIVMFTNDHDSRTAREAVAAGVSAYIVAGLQPERIRPILDVAMARFEQEQALRRELADTRNELHELSSALQDRKVIDRAKALLMQRQSLSEETAYAKLRKTAMDKNLKIVEVAQRMLDVADLLG; encoded by the coding sequence ATGACAGAACCCCTGCGCATCGTTGTGATTACCTCAGACCTGGCGGTGCAAGACCCCGAGGACACCCATGCGCAAGACCAGGCCGACCGCTCGCGCAGCCTGCGCATTGGGCTGCTGGAAAGTGGCTTCAACCTGATTGCCTCTTTGCCGGCCGATGTGTTTTTGACCGAGCGGCTGGCGCAACTCCAGCCCGACATGGTCATTGTGGATGCCGAGAGCGACGCCCGCGACGCCCTCGAGCATGTGGTCATGGCCACCCGCGACGAGCGCCGTCCGATCGTGATGTTCACCAACGACCACGACAGCCGCACCGCCCGCGAGGCGGTGGCAGCCGGGGTGTCGGCCTACATCGTGGCAGGCTTGCAGCCGGAGCGGATCCGCCCCATTCTCGATGTCGCCATGGCCCGCTTTGAACAAGAGCAGGCCTTACGCCGCGAACTGGCCGACACCCGCAACGAGCTCCACGAGCTCTCCAGCGCACTGCAAGACCGCAAGGTGATCGACCGGGCCAAGGCCCTGTTGATGCAACGCCAGTCCCTCTCGGAAGAGACGGCTTACGCCAAACTGCGTAAAACCGCGATGGACAAGAACCTGAAGATCGTCGAGGTCGCCCAGCGCATGCTGGATGTCGCCGACCTGCTGGGCTAA
- the tsaD gene encoding tRNA (adenosine(37)-N6)-threonylcarbamoyltransferase complex transferase subunit TsaD gives MLVLGIESSCDETGVAMVQSQGDAVPTLLAHALHSQIEMHQAFGGVVPELASRDHIRRVLPLTRQVLSESGRSLQEVDVVAYTRGPGLAGALLVGAGVACALGAALGKPVLGVHHLEGHLLSPFLSEDPPEFPFVALLVSGGHTQLMRVDGVGHYELLGETIDDAAGEAFDKSAKLMGLAYPGGPLLSKLAESGDPRAYALPRPLLHSGNLDFSFAGLKTAVLVQSQRMLAAGGVTSFQALPAQQQADLAASTQSAIVEVLLKKSVTALKQTGLKRLVVAGGVGANRKLREQLNAECAKRGVRVHYPELHLCTDNGAMIAMAAAMRLQSGLQNAVTDYAFDVKPRWPLHSL, from the coding sequence ATGCTGGTGTTGGGGATTGAGTCTTCGTGTGACGAAACTGGGGTGGCGATGGTGCAGTCACAAGGTGATGCCGTGCCCACGCTGCTGGCACACGCCCTGCACAGCCAGATCGAGATGCACCAAGCCTTTGGTGGCGTGGTGCCGGAGCTGGCCAGCCGCGACCATATACGCCGTGTGCTGCCCTTGACCCGACAAGTGTTGAGTGAGAGCGGCCGCAGCCTGCAAGAGGTGGATGTGGTGGCTTACACCCGTGGCCCCGGTTTGGCCGGCGCGTTGCTGGTGGGGGCGGGTGTGGCGTGTGCATTGGGCGCGGCACTGGGCAAACCGGTGTTGGGCGTGCACCACCTGGAAGGGCACTTGCTGTCGCCTTTTTTGAGTGAAGACCCGCCAGAGTTCCCGTTCGTGGCCTTGCTGGTATCCGGCGGGCACACCCAGCTGATGCGGGTGGACGGCGTAGGCCACTACGAGCTGCTGGGCGAGACCATCGACGATGCGGCGGGTGAGGCCTTTGACAAATCTGCCAAGCTCATGGGGCTGGCCTATCCCGGCGGACCCTTGTTGTCCAAGTTGGCCGAGTCGGGTGACCCGAGGGCTTATGCCTTGCCACGCCCTTTGTTGCACAGCGGCAACCTCGATTTTTCTTTTGCCGGCCTCAAAACCGCGGTGCTGGTGCAAAGCCAGCGCATGTTGGCTGCCGGCGGCGTCACCAGTTTTCAGGCTTTGCCTGCGCAACAGCAGGCGGATCTGGCGGCATCCACCCAATCCGCGATTGTGGAGGTCTTGCTGAAGAAGTCGGTCACGGCCTTGAAGCAAACCGGTCTCAAGCGCCTGGTGGTGGCCGGTGGCGTGGGGGCCAACCGCAAACTGCGGGAGCAGCTCAATGCCGAGTGCGCCAAGCGCGGCGTCCGGGTGCATTACCCTGAGCTGCATTTGTGCACCGACAACGGTGCCATGATCGCCATGGCCGCTGCGATGCGGCTGCAAAGTGGCTTGCAAAACGCGGTGACCGACTACGCGTTTGACGTCAAGCCGCGCTGGCCCCTGCATTCCTTGTGA
- a CDS encoding Hsp20/alpha crystallin family protein — translation MFFATAPAAFQASLRRPAHSGSAHAVERFLSDALLSARQAGTTYTQDDTSFTLSLDMPGIAKEHLRIAIDGAVVRIQSKDDAPRHYRAAYELPQEVDSALSEAKLENGVLTLKLAKKVPVDTSAELTIQ, via the coding sequence ATGTTCTTCGCCACTGCCCCCGCCGCCTTTCAAGCCTCTCTGCGCCGCCCTGCCCACTCCGGCAGTGCTCATGCGGTCGAGCGCTTTTTGAGCGACGCACTCCTCTCAGCCCGCCAAGCCGGCACCACCTACACCCAGGACGACACCAGTTTCACCTTGAGCCTGGACATGCCCGGTATCGCCAAGGAGCACCTGCGCATCGCGATTGACGGTGCGGTGGTCCGCATCCAAAGCAAGGACGACGCCCCCCGCCACTACCGCGCCGCTTACGAGTTGCCCCAAGAGGTGGACAGCGCCTTGAGCGAGGCCAAACTCGAAAACGGCGTGCTCACGCTCAAATTGGCCAAAAAGGTACCCGTGGATACCTCGGCAGAGCTCACGATCCAGTAA
- the rpsO gene encoding 30S ribosomal protein S15 has protein sequence MIASSIKAAVVKDNARSATDTGSPEVQVALLTARINELTPHFKTHAKDHHGRRGLLRMVSRRRKLLDYLNSKDHDRYVALIAKLGLRK, from the coding sequence ATGATCGCTTCCAGCATCAAAGCTGCTGTTGTCAAAGACAACGCCCGTTCCGCTACCGACACAGGTAGCCCAGAAGTGCAAGTGGCACTGTTGACAGCCCGTATCAACGAGCTGACACCCCACTTCAAGACCCACGCCAAAGACCACCACGGTCGCCGCGGTTTGCTGCGTATGGTGAGCCGTCGCCGTAAGCTGTTGGACTACTTGAACTCCAAGGACCACGACCGCTATGTGGCCCTGATCGCCAAGTTGGGTCTGCGTAAGTAA
- the pnp gene encoding polyribonucleotide nucleotidyltransferase, translating to MSIFNKVTKTFQWGQHTVTMETGEIARQSTGAVLLDMDGTVVLATVVGKTEGKPGQDFFPLTVDYLEKSYAAGKIPGSFFKREGRPSEFETLTSRLIDRPIRPLFPEGFFNEVHVVVHTVSLNPEVDADIAAMIAVSAALSVSGIPFNGPIGAARVGYVNGEYVLNPGQTARKDSIMDLVVAGTEAAVLMVESEAQQLSEEVMLGAVVYGHEQSKAAINAIHELVRDAGKPVWDWKAPARDEALIAKVDAHGKDKLVAAYQIRNKQARTQACRAAYADVFAGLKADGVEFDSVKVEGMLFDIEAKIVRGQILAGEPRIDGRDTRTVRAIEIRNGVLPRTHGSSLFTRGETQALVIATLGTERDAQRIDALSGEYEDRFMLHYNMPPFATGETGRVGTPKRREIGHGRLAKRALVAVLPTKEEFPYSLRVVSEITESNGSSSMASVCGGCLSLMDAGVPLKAHVAGIAMGLIKEENRFAVLTDILGDEDHLGDMDFKVAGTTNGITALQMDIKIQGITKEIMQVALAQAKEARVHILGEMQKSMAEARTEVSNFAPRLFSFKINPEKIRDVIGKGGSVIRALTEETGTQINIEEDGTITIASSDPEKAELAKKRIEQITAEVEIGKVYEGPITKILDFGALVNLLPGKDGLLHISQIAHERVEKVTDYLSEGQIVKVKVLETDEKGRIKLSMKALIERPAQE from the coding sequence ATGAGCATTTTCAATAAAGTTACTAAGACTTTCCAATGGGGCCAACACACCGTCACCATGGAAACCGGCGAAATCGCACGCCAGTCCACCGGCGCTGTGCTGTTGGATATGGACGGCACCGTCGTGTTGGCCACTGTGGTCGGCAAGACCGAAGGCAAGCCCGGCCAAGACTTCTTCCCCTTGACTGTTGACTACCTGGAAAAGTCGTACGCCGCAGGCAAGATCCCGGGCAGCTTCTTCAAACGCGAAGGCCGCCCCAGCGAGTTTGAAACGCTGACCAGCCGTCTGATCGACCGACCCATCCGCCCCCTGTTCCCCGAAGGCTTCTTCAACGAAGTGCACGTTGTGGTGCACACCGTGTCCCTGAACCCCGAAGTGGACGCTGACATCGCTGCCATGATCGCAGTGAGCGCGGCTCTGTCCGTGTCTGGCATCCCGTTCAACGGCCCGATCGGCGCAGCCCGCGTGGGTTACGTCAACGGCGAATACGTGTTGAACCCCGGACAGACTGCACGCAAAGACTCCATCATGGACTTGGTAGTTGCCGGTACCGAAGCCGCTGTGTTGATGGTCGAATCCGAAGCACAACAGCTGTCCGAAGAAGTGATGTTGGGTGCTGTGGTTTACGGCCACGAGCAGAGCAAGGCCGCCATCAACGCCATCCATGAACTGGTGCGTGACGCCGGCAAGCCCGTGTGGGACTGGAAGGCTCCTGCCCGTGATGAAGCCTTGATCGCGAAGGTCGATGCCCACGGCAAAGACAAGCTGGTTGCCGCTTATCAAATCCGTAACAAGCAAGCCCGTACCCAAGCCTGCCGCGCTGCCTACGCAGACGTGTTCGCCGGTTTGAAGGCCGACGGCGTTGAGTTCGACAGCGTCAAGGTCGAAGGCATGCTGTTTGACATCGAAGCCAAGATCGTGCGCGGCCAGATTCTGGCAGGCGAGCCCCGTATCGACGGTCGCGATACACGCACAGTGCGCGCTATCGAAATCCGCAACGGCGTGCTGCCCCGCACCCACGGCTCTTCCTTGTTCACACGTGGTGAAACCCAGGCGTTGGTGATCGCCACCTTGGGTACCGAGCGCGATGCGCAGCGTATCGACGCTTTGAGCGGTGAGTACGAAGACCGCTTCATGCTGCACTACAACATGCCTCCCTTCGCCACTGGCGAAACCGGCCGCGTGGGTACGCCCAAGCGCCGCGAAATCGGTCACGGCCGTTTGGCCAAGCGCGCTCTGGTCGCTGTGTTGCCTACCAAAGAAGAGTTCCCTTACTCTCTGCGCGTGGTGTCGGAAATTACCGAGTCCAACGGCTCGTCTTCCATGGCTTCCGTGTGCGGCGGCTGCTTGTCCTTGATGGACGCTGGCGTGCCTTTGAAGGCACACGTGGCCGGTATCGCCATGGGCCTGATCAAGGAAGAAAACCGCTTCGCCGTGTTGACCGACATCTTGGGTGACGAAGATCACCTGGGCGATATGGACTTCAAGGTTGCTGGTACTACCAACGGTATTACTGCGCTGCAGATGGACATCAAAATCCAAGGCATCACCAAGGAAATCATGCAAGTGGCTTTGGCTCAGGCCAAGGAAGCGCGCGTACACATCCTGGGCGAAATGCAAAAGTCCATGGCGGAAGCGCGTACCGAAGTGTCCAACTTCGCACCGCGTCTGTTCAGCTTCAAGATCAACCCCGAAAAGATCCGTGATGTGATCGGCAAGGGCGGTTCTGTGATCCGTGCACTGACCGAAGAGACCGGCACCCAGATCAACATCGAGGAAGACGGCACGATCACCATCGCTTCCAGCGATCCTGAGAAGGCAGAGCTGGCCAAGAAGCGCATCGAGCAGATCACGGCTGAAGTCGAAATCGGCAAGGTGTATGAAGGCCCGATCACCAAGATTCTGGACTTCGGTGCGCTGGTCAACCTGCTGCCCGGCAAGGACGGCTTGTTGCACATCAGCCAGATCGCTCACGAGCGCGTCGAAAAGGTCACTGACTACCTGTCTGAAGGCCAGATCGTCAAGGTCAAGGTTCTGGAGACCGACGAAAAGGGCCGCATCAAGCTATCCATGAAGGCCTTGATCGAGCGTCCTGCGCAAGAGTAA
- a CDS encoding NAD(P)H-quinone oxidoreductase, translating to MRAFEISSPGAPDVLRLVDRPAPVAGAGELLIRVAASGVNRPDVLQRLGKYPAPAGASDIPGLEVAGYIVDGDRAELALAGLDIGTPVCALVAGGGYAEFCVAPIAQCLSVPDGWTLVDAASLPETFFTVWSNVFDRGALKAGETLLIQGGSSGIGVTAIQLAKSRGATVIVTAGTDEKCQACIALGADHAINYRTDDFEAQVMGLTQGRGVDVILDMVAGSYLGKEVNCLADDGRLVLIAVQGGVHAEVNAGAILRKRLTVTGSTLRARPVAFKAAIAKALRQEVWPLLSRKEVRPVVFRQFAVSGADGGTAAAAAHSVMESNAHIGKLVLNWESA from the coding sequence ATGCGAGCATTTGAAATATCCTCTCCCGGTGCGCCGGACGTTTTGCGTCTGGTGGATCGGCCTGCGCCTGTTGCAGGGGCAGGGGAGTTACTGATTCGTGTAGCGGCCAGCGGCGTCAATCGTCCGGACGTGTTGCAGCGATTGGGCAAATATCCTGCGCCCGCCGGTGCCTCGGACATTCCGGGCTTGGAGGTCGCTGGATATATCGTTGATGGGGATCGTGCGGAGCTTGCGCTCGCCGGTTTGGATATCGGGACTCCCGTGTGCGCCCTCGTGGCGGGTGGCGGCTATGCAGAGTTCTGCGTCGCACCGATTGCGCAGTGCCTGTCAGTGCCCGATGGATGGACCTTGGTGGATGCCGCCAGCCTGCCGGAAACATTTTTTACCGTCTGGTCGAATGTGTTCGACCGCGGCGCATTGAAGGCCGGAGAAACCTTGTTAATCCAAGGGGGCAGTAGTGGTATCGGGGTGACTGCGATCCAACTCGCTAAGTCACGCGGTGCCACTGTAATCGTCACGGCGGGCACGGACGAAAAGTGCCAAGCTTGTATTGCTCTGGGCGCAGACCATGCGATCAATTATCGGACGGACGATTTTGAGGCGCAGGTCATGGGCTTGACCCAAGGGCGTGGCGTAGATGTGATCCTGGATATGGTGGCGGGTTCATACCTCGGCAAAGAAGTGAACTGCTTGGCGGATGATGGCCGGTTGGTGTTGATTGCCGTTCAGGGCGGTGTTCATGCGGAGGTCAATGCGGGTGCCATCTTGCGCAAGCGCTTAACGGTCACCGGTTCTACGTTGCGCGCGCGCCCTGTGGCATTCAAGGCTGCTATCGCCAAGGCCTTGCGCCAAGAGGTGTGGCCCTTGTTGTCGCGCAAAGAGGTGCGTCCTGTGGTGTTTCGACAATTTGCTGTATCCGGGGCCGATGGTGGCACGGCAGCTGCCGCCGCACACAGTGTGATGGAAAGCAACGCCCATATCGGGAAACTTGTGTTGAATTGGGAATCTGCATGA
- the tpiA gene encoding triose-phosphate isomerase translates to MKKKLIAGNWKMNGSAAANAALVEALRAGLAGASCQMAICVPAVYLSQVAQLVQNSDIGLGAQDVSAYDSGAYTGEISAAMLRECGVRYVIVGHSERRQYHGETDATVAVKTQKALAAGVTPIVCVGETLAEREAGKTEEVVKRQLAAVIHTNGHCISEIVVAYEPVWAIGTGKTATPAQAQEVHAVLRAQLLAATPHADRMHILYGGSMNASNAAELLAQKDIDGGLVGGASLKAPDFLTIAAAA, encoded by the coding sequence ATGAAAAAGAAACTGATTGCGGGCAATTGGAAGATGAACGGCAGCGCAGCTGCCAATGCGGCTCTTGTAGAGGCCTTGCGCGCAGGCCTCGCGGGAGCGTCCTGCCAGATGGCGATCTGCGTGCCAGCGGTGTATTTGTCGCAAGTGGCGCAGCTGGTTCAAAACTCGGACATCGGTTTGGGTGCACAGGATGTGTCCGCGTATGACTCTGGTGCCTACACGGGTGAAATCTCAGCGGCCATGTTGCGTGAATGTGGTGTGCGCTATGTGATCGTGGGTCACTCTGAGCGGCGTCAATACCACGGCGAAACCGATGCTACCGTGGCAGTGAAAACCCAAAAGGCCTTGGCCGCTGGTGTGACCCCCATCGTATGTGTGGGTGAAACCTTGGCTGAGCGTGAAGCCGGCAAGACGGAAGAGGTCGTCAAGCGGCAGCTGGCAGCGGTGATTCACACCAACGGGCATTGCATCAGCGAAATCGTGGTTGCCTATGAGCCTGTCTGGGCCATTGGCACCGGTAAAACTGCCACACCCGCTCAAGCCCAAGAAGTCCATGCAGTGCTGCGGGCTCAGCTTCTGGCTGCAACACCGCATGCAGATCGCATGCACATCTTGTACGGTGGCAGCATGAACGCATCGAATGCTGCGGAACTGCTCGCGCAAAAGGACATTGATGGTGGTTTGGTGGGTGGAGCTTCTTTGAAAGCGCCGGACTTTCTGACGATTGCAGCCGCCGCCTAA
- the secG gene encoding preprotein translocase subunit SecG: protein MNVVITIILSIQLLSAIAMIGLILVQHGKGADMGAAFGSGGSGSLFGASGSANFLSRTTAVLATVFFVSTLALAYFGNLRPSTSGSVLEAIPAAPVVETVPAAPASGAAQIPAK, encoded by the coding sequence ATGAACGTTGTGATTACTATTATTTTGAGCATCCAGTTGCTGTCGGCGATCGCGATGATCGGACTGATTTTGGTTCAGCACGGCAAGGGTGCTGATATGGGTGCTGCTTTTGGTAGCGGCGGATCCGGCAGCTTGTTCGGTGCAAGTGGTAGTGCCAACTTCCTCTCTCGCACAACCGCAGTTCTGGCTACGGTGTTTTTTGTTTCGACCCTTGCGTTGGCTTACTTCGGGAACCTTCGTCCATCTACTTCCGGCTCCGTGCTTGAAGCGATTCCCGCAGCGCCAGTCGTTGAAACAGTGCCAGCGGCCCCTGCATCGGGTGCTGCGCAAATTCCTGCAAAATAA
- a CDS encoding NADH-quinone oxidoreductase subunit A: protein MNLDQYLPVLLFILVGIGVGVVPQILGYILGPNKPDAAKNSPYECGFEAFEDARMRFDVRYYLVAILFILFDLETAFLFPWAVALKELGLFGFLLGVEFVVILTIGFVYMWKKGALDWE from the coding sequence ATGAACCTCGACCAATATCTCCCCGTTTTGCTGTTCATCTTGGTTGGTATCGGCGTAGGCGTTGTGCCCCAGATCTTGGGATACATCCTTGGGCCCAACAAGCCTGATGCTGCCAAAAACTCCCCTTATGAATGCGGTTTTGAAGCGTTTGAAGACGCTCGGATGAGGTTCGACGTCCGGTACTACCTCGTTGCCATTCTCTTTATTTTGTTTGACTTGGAAACAGCGTTTCTGTTTCCATGGGCGGTAGCCCTCAAGGAACTCGGTCTGTTCGGGTTCTTGCTCGGTGTCGAGTTCGTGGTCATTTTGACCATCGGATTCGTCTACATGTGGAAAAAAGGCGCATTGGACTGGGAGTAA
- a CDS encoding NuoB/complex I 20 kDa subunit family protein, which yields MIEGVLKEGFVTTSYDSVVNWAKTGSIWPMTFGLACCAVEMMHAAAARYDISRFGSEVFRASPRQSDLMIVAGTLCNKMAPALRKVYDQMSEPRWVISMGSCANGGGYYHYSYSVVRGCDRIVPVDVYVPGCPPTAEALVYGILQLQHKIRRTETIARA from the coding sequence ATGATTGAAGGCGTTTTGAAAGAAGGCTTCGTCACGACGAGTTACGACTCTGTAGTGAACTGGGCAAAGACCGGTTCCATCTGGCCGATGACATTCGGATTGGCCTGTTGCGCGGTGGAAATGATGCACGCTGCGGCAGCGCGTTATGACATTAGCCGCTTCGGTTCCGAAGTGTTTCGCGCAAGCCCTCGCCAGTCAGATCTGATGATTGTGGCAGGCACTCTGTGCAACAAAATGGCTCCTGCGCTGCGCAAAGTCTACGACCAGATGTCTGAGCCACGTTGGGTAATCAGTATGGGTTCGTGCGCCAATGGCGGTGGTTATTACCACTACAGCTATTCGGTGGTGCGGGGGTGCGATCGCATCGTCCCGGTGGATGTCTATGTGCCGGGCTGCCCTCCAACCGCTGAAGCCTTGGTATACGGAATTTTGCAGCTACAGCACAAAATCCGTCGCACCGAAACCATCGCACGGGCCTGA
- a CDS encoding NADH-quinone oxidoreductase subunit C, which yields MTIYSVSPEATQAAVQAVLGDKVKQISIALGEVTVQVAPADYLDAALALRDAPGCQFEQLIDLCGVDYSEYKDGAYEGARFAVVSHLLSISLNQRLRLKVWVANDDMPVVASVNSIWNSANWFEREAFDLFGILFEGHDDLRRILTDYGFIGHPFRKDFPLSGHVEMRYDAEQARVVYQPVTIEAREITPRIIREDNYGGLQ from the coding sequence ATGACTATTTATTCAGTGAGTCCTGAGGCAACACAGGCCGCAGTTCAAGCAGTTCTTGGCGATAAGGTAAAGCAAATTTCGATAGCGCTTGGCGAAGTCACTGTGCAAGTGGCCCCGGCAGACTATTTGGATGCTGCACTGGCTCTCCGTGATGCGCCAGGTTGCCAGTTTGAGCAGTTGATTGACCTGTGTGGGGTTGACTACTCAGAGTACAAAGATGGCGCGTACGAGGGGGCTCGTTTCGCTGTCGTCTCGCATTTGCTCTCCATCAGCTTGAATCAGCGCTTGCGTTTGAAAGTGTGGGTCGCAAACGATGACATGCCGGTAGTTGCTTCGGTAAATTCGATTTGGAACTCTGCGAATTGGTTTGAGCGTGAAGCTTTTGACTTGTTCGGTATTCTTTTTGAAGGCCATGATGACCTCCGCCGCATCCTCACAGATTACGGCTTCATCGGTCACCCGTTCCGGAAGGATTTTCCGCTCAGTGGGCATGTCGAAATGCGCTACGACGCGGAACAAGCGCGTGTGGTGTACCAGCCTGTCACGATTGAGGCTCGGGAAATCACACCACGCATCATCCGTGAAGACAATTACGGAGGCCTGCAGTAA